A region from the Triticum aestivum cultivar Chinese Spring chromosome 3D, IWGSC CS RefSeq v2.1, whole genome shotgun sequence genome encodes:
- the LOC123079595 gene encoding EPIDERMAL PATTERNING FACTOR-like protein 4, producing MEGSRGRWRWGGRRRSMLMVALALCFVVVVSLCCCARPGACSGSGCSGRSTVVALRSDFWRRTAASFGNQERSGASGSGGRRRLLVVAGPGSYPPRCTGKCGSCSPCYPVHVAVPPGVPVTTEYYPEAWRCRCGNRLYMP from the exons ATGGAGGGCTCCCGGGGGAGGTGGAGGTGGGGTGGCAGGCGCAGATCCATGCTAATGGTGGCGCTGGCCCTGTGCTTCGTCGTGGTCGTCTCCCTGTGCTGCTGCGCCCGGCCCGGGGCTTGCAGTGGCAGTGGCTGCAGTGGGAGGAGTACCGTGGTGGCGCTCCGTTCAG ATTTTTGGAGACGAACAGCAGCATCGTTCGGTAATCAG GAGCGGTCAGGAGCCAGCGGgagcggaggacggcggcggctgcTGGTGGTGGCCGGGCCGGGGTCGTACCCGCCGCGGTGCACGGGCAAGTGCGGCAGCTGCAGCCCGTGCTACCCGGTGCACGTGGCCGTGCCGCCGGGGGTGCCGGTCACCACGGAGTACTACCCGGAGGCGTGGCGGTGCAGGTGCGGCAACCGGCTCTACATGCCATGA